A genomic stretch from Candidatus Methylomirabilota bacterium includes:
- the infC gene encoding translation initiation factor IF-3 yields MQSKDIRINEGIRVREVRVVSADGEQLGILPIAQALDLARQREMDLVEVAAEAVPPVCRIMDFGKYKYMQARRQKDARKKQTIIQVKEVKLGPKTDTHDFDFKAKHVRRFLEEGNKAKVTVRFKGREMAHTELGWKMLNKMTEIMSDVAVIENHPRMEGRMLSMILSPKPH; encoded by the coding sequence ATACAGTCCAAGGACATCCGGATCAACGAGGGCATTCGCGTGCGGGAAGTCCGCGTGGTCAGCGCGGACGGCGAGCAGCTGGGGATCCTGCCCATCGCGCAGGCCCTGGATCTGGCGCGGCAGCGGGAGATGGATCTCGTGGAGGTGGCGGCGGAGGCGGTGCCCCCGGTGTGCCGGATCATGGATTTCGGCAAGTACAAGTACATGCAGGCGCGCCGGCAGAAGGACGCGCGCAAGAAGCAGACGATCATCCAGGTGAAAGAGGTCAAGCTCGGGCCGAAGACCGACACGCACGACTTCGACTTCAAGGCCAAGCACGTGCGGCGCTTCCTGGAGGAAGGCAACAAGGCCAAGGTGACGGTGCGCTTCAAGGGCCGCGAGATGGCCCACACCGAGCTCGGCTGGAAGATGCTGAACAAGATGACGGAGATCATGTCGGACGTCGCGGTCATCGAGAACCATCCGCGGATGGAAGGGCGCATGCTCTCGATGATCCTGTCGCCCAAGCCGCACTAG